One genomic segment of Acidiferrobacteraceae bacterium includes these proteins:
- a CDS encoding FKBP-type peptidyl-prolyl cis-trans isomerase, with the protein MPIETGSRVTLHFTLRLVQDKYLVDSTREEEEPFEFVIGSGEVIPGLEQRLLGMEAGQQATFEVPAMEAYGPAPLDPENVQNIPREEFPADMELEPGQVVGFAEILAVENPERQA; encoded by the coding sequence ATGCCCATTGAAACCGGTTCGCGGGTCACGCTGCACTTCACCCTGCGCCTGGTGCAGGACAAGTACCTGGTAGACAGCACGCGCGAGGAAGAGGAGCCGTTCGAATTCGTCATTGGCAGTGGCGAGGTGATTCCCGGGCTGGAGCAGCGGCTGCTGGGCATGGAAGCGGGTCAGCAGGCCACGTTCGAGGTTCCGGCCATGGAGGCCTATGGTCCGGCGCCGCTGGACCCGGAAAACGTACAAAACATTCCGCGCGAGGAATTCCCGGCGGACATGGAACTGGAGCCGGGACAGGTCGTCGGTTTCGCCGAGATCCTGGCGGTGGAGAACCCCGAACGCCAGGCGTAG